A portion of the Acidobacteriaceae bacterium genome contains these proteins:
- a CDS encoding DUF2271 domain-containing protein — translation MAWTMKRKGAAALMLPLAMVAVHTPAFAQAAANTAADAHASSWSFAHENVLGTSLDVRVRATNYAEAQRAEAAALQVFDGEEARLSSWRKDSELSQWERTRFEPVKVSPELFAMLASFDAWREKSNGALDASAEAAAQLWKRTAAEGRKPTAAEIRTTVEAMQQPHWTLDAANGTATRLSDVPLAFATFAKSAITTKAADAAMAAGAHGVVLNVGGDVVVRGAMSERVAIANPAADAENDSALAEVNVQDRAVATSGSYRREVAAEMSHILDPRTAMPTGHVLSSTVIARDAETAGALATAMSVLSPEESATLAAKSGDAAYMLVMADGSQVRSAGWAAYEQAAVKPVAYSAPYAPAKAAVAGAWNPSFELTINLELPRIEDARYRRPYVAVWVEDADHFPLRTIALWVQNPRWIPDLKQWYRDDQIRNLAEGTDVSKTISSATRPAGKYSLKWDGKDNEGKLVKAGKYTICVEVSREHGGYEIQRREIEFNGKTAQMSIAGGKELGAVTLDYRKH, via the coding sequence GGCCTGGACGATGAAGCGTAAGGGAGCGGCGGCGTTGATGCTTCCGCTGGCGATGGTGGCGGTACATACTCCGGCGTTTGCGCAGGCCGCGGCGAATACAGCAGCGGATGCTCATGCAAGCTCGTGGAGCTTTGCGCACGAGAACGTGCTGGGGACTTCGTTGGATGTGCGTGTGCGTGCGACGAACTACGCCGAAGCGCAGCGCGCGGAAGCAGCGGCGCTGCAGGTGTTCGATGGCGAAGAAGCGCGGTTGAGCTCGTGGCGCAAGGACAGCGAGCTGTCGCAGTGGGAGCGGACGCGGTTTGAGCCGGTGAAGGTTTCGCCGGAGCTGTTTGCGATGCTGGCGAGCTTCGATGCGTGGCGCGAGAAGAGCAACGGCGCTCTGGATGCTTCAGCAGAAGCTGCGGCGCAGCTCTGGAAGCGCACGGCAGCAGAAGGCCGCAAACCGACGGCTGCAGAGATTCGCACCACCGTAGAAGCGATGCAGCAGCCGCACTGGACTCTGGATGCAGCGAACGGCACGGCGACGCGTTTGAGCGATGTTCCGCTGGCGTTTGCGACGTTTGCAAAGTCAGCGATCACGACCAAGGCAGCCGATGCAGCGATGGCTGCGGGTGCGCATGGCGTGGTGTTGAACGTGGGTGGTGATGTTGTTGTACGCGGCGCGATGAGCGAGCGGGTGGCGATTGCCAATCCGGCAGCCGATGCGGAGAACGATTCGGCCCTGGCAGAAGTAAACGTGCAGGATCGTGCCGTGGCGACGAGCGGATCGTACCGCCGCGAGGTGGCTGCGGAGATGTCACACATTCTGGACCCGCGGACGGCGATGCCGACGGGGCATGTGTTGAGCTCGACGGTGATCGCTCGCGATGCGGAGACGGCTGGTGCGCTGGCGACGGCGATGTCGGTCTTGTCGCCGGAAGAGAGCGCGACGTTGGCGGCGAAGAGCGGCGATGCGGCGTACATGCTGGTGATGGCCGATGGTTCGCAGGTGCGTAGCGCAGGATGGGCAGCGTATGAGCAGGCGGCAGTGAAGCCGGTGGCTTACAGCGCGCCGTATGCTCCCGCGAAAGCCGCTGTGGCTGGTGCGTGGAATCCCTCGTTTGAGCTGACGATCAACCTGGAGCTGCCGCGCATTGAAGATGCTCGCTACCGCCGCCCGTATGTTGCGGTGTGGGTGGAAGATGCGGACCACTTCCCTTTGCGCACGATTGCGTTGTGGGTGCAGAATCCGCGCTGGATTCCTGATCTGAAGCAGTGGTATCGCGATGATCAAATCCGCAACCTGGCAGAGGGTACGGATGTGTCGAAGACAATTTCGTCGGCGACGCGGCCTGCTGGCAAGTACTCGCTGAAGTGGGATGGCAAGGACAACGAAGGCAAGCTGGTGAAGGCTGGCAAGTACACGATCTGCGTGGAGGTTTCGCGCGAGCATGGCGGCTACGAGATTCAGCGTCGTGAGATTGAGTTCAACGGCAAGACCGCGCAGATGTCGATTGCAGGCGGCAAGGAACTGGGAGCGGTAACGCTTGACTACCGCAAACACTAG